Proteins encoded together in one Bradyrhizobium sp. PSBB068 window:
- a CDS encoding ionic transporter y4hA, which yields MSAHGPMPRSAWLYPVLAVLLFAAVSATGYSFAPSAAGWVFAAVLLVILFGTVFAAVHHAEMIAERIGEPFGTLLLTLAVTIIEVALISTIMLGDTPAPTLARDTVFAVVMIVCNGLVGLCIFIGGIRYREQDFQITGANLYLSVLFVLATITLDMPNFTLTAPGPIYSTAQLAVISVVTLLLYAVFLYTQTIRHRDYFVSGANEAAAHGEVMSDRETAISVVLLLVSLLAVVLLAKKFSLVVDVVTVKIGAPPAFAGLVVAALILLPESVAAVAAARKNDLQKSINLALGSSIATIGLTVPAVALAAYVLDKQLVLGLSNQHMLILLLTFMVSMLTFGTGRTNILFGLVHMVVFAVFVFMVFVP from the coding sequence ATGAGCGCACACGGACCGATGCCACGGTCGGCCTGGCTGTATCCCGTTCTGGCGGTGCTGTTGTTTGCCGCGGTCTCGGCCACCGGCTACAGTTTCGCGCCGTCGGCGGCCGGCTGGGTGTTCGCGGCCGTGCTGCTGGTGATCCTGTTCGGCACCGTGTTCGCGGCCGTGCATCACGCCGAGATGATCGCCGAGCGGATCGGCGAGCCGTTCGGCACGCTGCTCCTGACGCTGGCCGTGACCATCATCGAGGTGGCGCTGATCTCGACCATCATGCTCGGCGATACGCCGGCCCCGACGCTGGCGCGCGACACCGTGTTTGCGGTGGTGATGATCGTCTGCAACGGCCTGGTCGGGCTCTGCATCTTCATCGGCGGCATCCGCTACCGCGAGCAGGATTTCCAGATCACCGGCGCGAATCTTTACCTCAGCGTGCTGTTCGTGCTCGCGACCATCACGCTGGACATGCCGAATTTCACGCTGACCGCGCCCGGCCCGATCTATTCCACGGCCCAGCTCGCCGTGATCAGCGTCGTGACCCTGCTGCTCTATGCGGTGTTCCTCTACACCCAGACCATCCGCCACCGCGATTACTTCGTCAGCGGCGCCAACGAGGCGGCGGCGCATGGCGAGGTGATGTCGGACCGTGAGACCGCGATCAGCGTCGTCCTGCTGCTGGTGTCGCTGCTGGCGGTGGTGCTGCTGGCCAAGAAATTCTCGCTGGTGGTCGATGTCGTCACCGTCAAGATCGGTGCGCCGCCGGCCTTTGCCGGCCTGGTGGTGGCGGCCCTGATCCTGCTGCCGGAGAGCGTCGCCGCCGTGGCGGCGGCGCGCAAGAACGACCTGCAGAAGAGCATCAACCTCGCGCTCGGCTCCTCGATCGCGACGATCGGGCTCACGGTTCCCGCGGTGGCCCTCGCCGCCTATGTGCTCGACAAGCAGCTGGTGCTCGGGCTCAGCAACCAGCATATGCTGATCCTGCTGCTGACCTTCATGGTCAGCATGCTGACCTTCGGAACCGGCCGCACCAACATCCTGTTCGGGCTCGTTCACATGGTGGTGTTCGCGGTGTTCGTGTTCATGGTTTTCGTGCCGTAG